The sequence GCTACCGATTCTCCCCCATCACCGGCCCGGACCCGTACCGGGTTTGCCCACGCCGTGGCGGCTAGGCTGGCGCTCCACCGAGGGCGAGGAGGGGCCGCCATGGAGATGCCGGACCTGACCGGAGGCTTCGTGGCCCTGCTGGGCCTGAAGTTCGACGAGGTCAGCGGGGACCGGGTGGTGATCCGCTGGCAGGTCCGCCCGGAGCTGCACCAGCCGTACGGGATCCAGCACGGCGGGGTCTACTGCTCGGTGGTGGAGACGGCGGCCAGCATCGGTGGCGCGCTCTGGCTGGGCGACAAGGGCCGGGTGGTGGGCGTGTCCAACCAGACCGACTTCCTGCGCGCGGTCCGCGACGGCGAGCTGACCGCGGTTGGCACCCCCATCCACCGGGGCCGGAGCCAGCAGCTCTGGCTGGTGGAGATCACCGACGGGGGCGGCCGGCTGGTCTCGCGTGGTCAGGTGCGGCTGCAGAATCTCACTACCGACTGACCCGGCACGAACGCAATGACGGTCTGGTCGATTCGCCCGAAAAGATATACCTGACGCCGATATCGTCGCGTCGATGAGATCACCCGCTCCCGACCCGACGTGAGGAAGCTCCTCGCCGCCACCCTCGGCGTCCTCTCCGCCATCGGCGGCTTCGTCGACATCGGTGATCTGGTGGCCGCGAGTCAGGCCGGCGCCCGCTTCGGCATGGCGCACGCCTGGGTGCTGCTCGTCGGCGTGCTGGGCATCTGCGCGTACGCGGAAATGGCCGGGCGGATCGCGGCGGTGAGCGGCCGGGCGGTGTTCGACCTGGTCCGGGAGCGGCTGGGCCCGCGGGTGGCGCTGCTCAACCTGGTCGCCTCCTGGTTGGTCACGGTGATCACCCTGGCCGCCGAGCTGGGCGGGGTGGCCCTGGCGTTGCAACTGGGCAGCGGGGTGCACTACCTCTTCTGGGTGCCGGTGGCCGCGGTGGCGGTCTGGCTGGTGCTGTGGCGGTTGCGCTTCGAGCTGATGGAGCGGATCTTCGGGCTGGCCGGGCTGTCGCTGCTGGTCTTCGCGGTCGCGCTGTTCGCGCTCCCCACCGACTGGGCGCAGTTGGGGCACGGCATGCTGCACATCAGCTCCGCCGGGCAGGGCTGGCCGGTGTACTGGTTCGTCGCGGTGGCGCTGTTCGCCTCCACGGTGAGCCCGTACGAGGTGTTCTTCTTCTCCTCCGGCGGGGTCGAGGAGAGGTGGAGCCCCGCCGACCTGGCCCACGCCCGCTCGAACGTGCTGATCGGCTTCCCGGTCGGCGGCTTCCTGGCGTTGTCGCTGATCGCGGTCGCGGCGGTGGCGTACCACCCCGGTGGCACGTCGCTGACCACCCTCGACCAGGTGGCGGGGCCGGTGGCCAGTGCGCTCGGCGGGGTCGGGCTGGCGGTGGCGGTGCTGGCGTTCTTCGCCGTGACCTTCGGCGCGGCGCTGGAGACCGGGCTGTCCGCCGCGTACGCCGTGGCGCAGTACTTCGGCTGGCAGTGGGGCAAGCGGGTCACCCCCCGGGAAGCCGCCCGGTTCCACACCGTGCTGCTGATCAGCGTGCTGCTCGGGGTGCTGATGCTGATGACCACCATCGACCCGGTGCAGCTCACCGAGTACATGCTGGTGCTCAGCGCGGTGGTGCTGCCACTGACGTATCTGCCGATCCTGGTCGTGGCGAACGACCGCAACTACCTGGGTGACCGGGTCAACGGACGGTGGATGAACCTGCTCGGGGTGGTGTTCCTGCTGCTCATCGCCGTCGCCTCGGTGGCGGCGATTCCGCTGGCGATCATCACGGGGATGGGCCGATGAGGATTCAGCTCGCCAAGCAGCTGCTCGACCGGCAGATCGTGGACCGGGACGGCCGCTTGGTCGGCCGGGTCGACGACCTCGCCTTCGCGGTCGACGCGGAGGGCTTCCCGTACGTGGACTGCCTGCTGACCGGCCCGGCGGCGCTCGGGGACCGGATCGGCGGCCGGGTGGGGCGCATCCTGGTGGCGGTCGTGCGGCCGTTCAGCGACGACCCGCGAGTGCCGCCGCTGCGTATCCCGCTCACCCAGGTAGCCCGGGTGGGCAGCGCGGTGTGGCTGCGCTGTTCGGCGGCGGACCTGCCGCCCGCCCCCGGGGAGACCTGGCTGCGGCGGCATCTGGTCGACCGGATCCCGGGAGCGCACCGTGCGAGCGGGTGAGCTGCTCGGCAGCACGGCGTACGACCTGCACGGACGGCGGCTGGGCCGGGTGGTCGACGTGGTGGTCCGGGGCGGCTGGCCACCGGAGCGGCTGCGGATCACCGACGTGATCGTCGCCGGCCACTGGTGGGCGCAGGTGAGCGGGCGGCTGATCGGACCCGAGCGGCACCCGTCCGGGCCGTGGCTGGTGCGGGCGATCGCCCGGACCCTCGGGCGCAGCACGCACCAGTTCCCCGCCGACCAGGTGCAGCTGATACCGCCGGTGCGGGGCTTCCCCTTCGGCCCGCCCGGCGGGCACGACTGAGTCGTCGGCGTCAGGCGGCCGCGGGCAGGTCGAGGACGTACGCGTCGCCCTCGCGGCGGAAGCCGAGCCGGTGGTAGTAGGGGGCGACCATGCCGGGCGGGCTGACCACCCGGCGGAAGCCGCGGTCGGTGAACAGGCGGCTGCGCCGGTAGACGAACTCGCCCGGGGTGAAGTCGCGGAACCGCTGGGTGACGTAGTCCAGGTCGATCTGGGCCACCCCGCCGGTCTCCGCGTGCGAGACCA comes from Micromonospora viridifaciens and encodes:
- a CDS encoding PaaI family thioesterase — protein: MEMPDLTGGFVALLGLKFDEVSGDRVVIRWQVRPELHQPYGIQHGGVYCSVVETAASIGGALWLGDKGRVVGVSNQTDFLRAVRDGELTAVGTPIHRGRSQQLWLVEITDGGGRLVSRGQVRLQNLTTD
- a CDS encoding NRAMP family divalent metal transporter, whose protein sequence is MRKLLAATLGVLSAIGGFVDIGDLVAASQAGARFGMAHAWVLLVGVLGICAYAEMAGRIAAVSGRAVFDLVRERLGPRVALLNLVASWLVTVITLAAELGGVALALQLGSGVHYLFWVPVAAVAVWLVLWRLRFELMERIFGLAGLSLLVFAVALFALPTDWAQLGHGMLHISSAGQGWPVYWFVAVALFASTVSPYEVFFFSSGGVEERWSPADLAHARSNVLIGFPVGGFLALSLIAVAAVAYHPGGTSLTTLDQVAGPVASALGGVGLAVAVLAFFAVTFGAALETGLSAAYAVAQYFGWQWGKRVTPREAARFHTVLLISVLLGVLMLMTTIDPVQLTEYMLVLSAVVLPLTYLPILVVANDRNYLGDRVNGRWMNLLGVVFLLLIAVASVAAIPLAIITGMGR